A region of Denticeps clupeoides chromosome 19, fDenClu1.1, whole genome shotgun sequence DNA encodes the following proteins:
- the hmgb1b gene encoding high mobility group protein B1b: MGKDPKKPRGKMSSYAYFVQTCREEHKKKHPDASVNFSEFSKKCSERWKTMSAKEKGKFEDMAKQDKVRYEREMKNYIPPKGEKKRRFKDPNAPKRPPSAFFIFCSDFRPKIKGENPGLSIGDIAKKLGEMWNSSSAEVKQPYEKKAAKLKEKYDKDIAAYRTKGIAGLSTKCDDDEEEEDEEEEEDDDEEDDE; the protein is encoded by the exons ATGGGTAAAGATCCAAAGAAGCCCAGAGGCAAGATGTCCTCCTATGCCTACTTTGTGCAGACCTGCAGGGAGGAACACAAGAAGAAACACCCTGATGCTTCTGTCAACTTCTCTGAATTCTCCAAAAAATGCTCTGAGAGGTGGAAG ACTATGTCTGCCAAGGAAAAGGGCAAATTTGAGGACATGGCTAAACAAGACAAGGTTCGCTATGAAAGAGAAATGAAGAATTACATCCCACCCAAGGGCGAGAAGAAGAGGCGTTTCAAGGATCCCAACGCCCCCAAAAGACCACC GTCTGCATTCTTCATCTTCTGCTCTGACTTCCGTCCAAAGATCAAGGGCGAGAACCCTGGACTGTCTATTGGGGACATTGCAAAGAAACTGGGCGAGATGTGGAACAGCTCATCTGCTGAAGTTAAGCAACCTTATGAAAAGAAGGCTGCGAAACTGAAGGAGAAATATGATAAG GATATTGCTGCATACCGCACTAAGGGAATTGCAGGGTTGTCCACAAAGTGTGAtgacgatgaggaggaagaggatgaagaggaggaggaagatgatgatgaagaagatgatgagtAG